A stretch of the Nematostella vectensis chromosome 1, jaNemVect1.1, whole genome shotgun sequence genome encodes the following:
- the LOC5514420 gene encoding DNA polymerase epsilon subunit 4, whose protein sequence is MAAEESENMATQDNNDEELHPATQEEEKPSRMTQFPQTRVRNMMKLDPDLQLANKEAVFLVTRAAELFVEYFAKASYKKTIQGKRKTIQKKDLDATVDDNDEVAFLEGVLD, encoded by the exons atggcggccgaaGAAAGTGAAAACATGGCGACACAAGATAACAACGACGAGGAACTACATCCCGCCACGCAGGAAGAAGAAAAACCATCTAGAATGACACAGTTTCCACAAACTAGAGTGCGCAATATGATGAAACTAGACCCAGATTTACAACTCGCAAATAAAGAGGCTGTATTTCTTGTTACTCGAGCAGCG GAGTTGTTTGTTGAATATTTTGCCAAAGCTTCTTACAAGAAAACAATacaaggaaaaagaaagaCCATTCAAAAGAAAGACTTAG ATGCTACTGTCGATGACAATGATGAGGTTGCATTTCTTGAAG GGGTGTTGGACTAG
- the LOC5514419 gene encoding probable 28S ribosomal protein S25, mitochondrial, translating to MPKGKFPFRRTLEFLSAGRVVLKKDVRSVMLSYTHKYESKGLRNFIYKDLPQIQYKNNAVQFITAKDRTDFPTVDIFYGDGKKVMVDVENKKAPEILEIFSKVAGATESELQIRRQPKYLGRINPANFGKYGHMYCICEIPGQAPCPSRVPHPEARKTKVWQEKDS from the exons ATGCCGAAGGGTAAATTTCCGTTCAGACGGACGCTAGAGTTCCTGTCTGCAGGCAGGGTCGTGCTGAAGAAAGATGTGAGATCTGTGATGCTGTCCTACACTCATAAATACGAGAGCAAGGGGTTGAG AAATTTCATCTATAAAGATCTTCCCCAGATccaatacaaaaacaatgcTGTTCAATTTATTACAGCAAAAGACAGAACTGACTTCCCAACGGTTGACATATTCTATG GTGATGGTAAGAAAGTCATGGTTGATGTTGAGAACAAAAAAGCACCTGAAATCCTTGAGATTTTTAGTAAAGTTGCTGGAGCTACTGAAAG cgaGCTCCAGATTCGTAGGCAACCCAAATATCTTGGCCGGATAAACCCAGCAAATTTTGGCAAGTATGGCcatatgtactgtatatgtgAGATTCCTGGACAAGCACCATGCCCATCTCGTGTACCACACCCTGAGGCCAGGAAGACCAAGGTTTGGCAGGAAAAAGACAGCTAA
- the LOC5514418 gene encoding D(2) dopamine receptor: MEESFAFSNYSSNGKSPGEGCVLPQAHAIAMFVINILFSALGTVGNLLVCGAVLSTPTLRRISNYLICSLAVADLFITMSGQPLLAVMLWGRLHAVCYDKVELAFRAIGNVSCAASLLSLCFISIDRCVAISKPFRYNTIMTYWKLGLMLLFAWGFPSAYTYVRLQVSKKITSYITVGMFGAGYAVLAGCYIVIFIKTLKQAKERKRLLGYQRQKQSIVSQRTERRLATTILLIIAVFTVAWAPLFYLRVKQPKKNYGIAYDWARTIALSSSAVNPALYCLRNEEYRKAFKRILLLLFCCKGKKGQVEITRKRAPTQRTASTSLPQ, from the coding sequence ATGGAGGAATCTTTCGCGTTCTCTAACTATTCGTCAAATGGAAAATCGCCCGGTGAAGGCTGCGTGTTGCCTCAAGCACATGCTATCGCTATGTTTGTGATAAACATCCTGTTCAGTGCTTTAGGGACGGTCGGCAACTTGTTGGTATGTGGAGCAGTTCTTAGTACACCTACACTACGCCGTATTTCAAATTATCTTATTTGCAGTTTGGCCGTGGCTGATTTGTTCATCACCATGAGTGGACAGCCCCTTCTGGCCGTCATGTTATGGGGTAGACTCCATGCTGTTTGTTATGATAAAGTAGAGTTGGCGTTCCGTGCTATTGGCAATGTGTCATGTGCTGCCTCATTGCTTTCACTTTGTTTCATCAGTATTGATCGGTGCGTTGCCATCTCTAAACCATTTCGTTATAATACTATTATGACGTATTGGAAGCTCGGCCTGATGTTGTTATTTGCCTGGGGTTTCCCTTCAGCTTACACATACGTGCGCCTTCAAGTCAGCAAAAAGATTACGTCATACATTACAGTGGGCATGTTTGGCGCGGGTTATGCCGTGTTAGCCGGCTGTTATATCgtaatttttatcaaaactctAAAACAAGCCAAAGAACGAAAGCGACTCTTGGGGTATCAGAGACAAAAGCAGTCTATTGTGTCACAGAGAACCGAGCGGAGACTGGCCACAACTATCTTGCTTATCATTGCGGTTTTCACCGTAGCCTGGGCACCACTGTTCTACCTACGAGTCAAGCAACCCAAGAAGAATTATGGGATAGCTTACGACTGGGCCCGCACCATCGCCCTGAGCTCGTCAGCGGTGAATCCGGCACTATATTGTCTGCGAAATGAAGAATATCGTAAGGCTTTCAAGCGAATACTTTTACTGCTGTTCTGCTGCAAAGGGAAAAAGGGTCAGGTGGAAATCACTCGCAAGCGAGCCCCTACACAACGCACAGCATCCACAAGCCTTCCACAGTAA